GGTGAATGAGTTGAAAGAGATCGCCGCGGGGCTGGGCAAAAATCTGCCGCACATGGCGCTGAATTGGGTGTTGTCTCACAAGGCTGTGAGTACGGCACTGGTGGGTGCGCGAAGGCCAGAAGAGGTGGAAGACAATATGGGCGCTATGGGGTGGACATTGGATGAGGATACAAAGCGGGCAATTGATCGGGTTTTTGCCAAGTACGAGATCGATACAGCGCCCAATAAGTGGGGTGAAATTGATTCTAAGTGGATGGATATTGATCCGGCAGAATGGACAGAATGAGGGGGATATGATGGATAGCGTGCGCGTTGGCGTGATTGGATGTGGTGGCAGGGGCAGGGGACATATTCGAACTTTGGATGGTTTTGAAGATGTGCATCTCGCAGCGGTTTGCGATCCGGTTGTGGATATCCGCGAGTCCGTGTGTGAAGATTACGGGATTGAAGGGCAATACGGCGATGTTTCCGCGTTGCTTGAAGGCGAAGCTCTGGATGCGGTTTTTGTCGCGCCGCCTGCCCACTTAAATGCCACGCTTGCACTGCCGTGTCTGGAGGCTGGCGTCAATACCTTTTTGGAGAAACCACCCGGTTTGAGCCTGAAAGAAACCGAAGCGTTAAAAGCTGCATCGGACGAAACGGGCGCGAAAGCCATGGTGGGGTGGAATCGTCGTTTTCATCCGATTATTGTCGAGGCGCGAGATCTGGTGCTGGATCGCGGTCCTGTGACGCAATTGGTGGGGGAGTTCCACAAGAGTATCACAGAGCTGGGAAATTCGGGCAAATTTGCCGAGGTGCTGATGGATTGTATGCTTTTTGAGACGCCGATTCACGCGATTGATACGATCCGCTTTTTGGCAGATGCCGATGTTTCTGAGGTCCACAGTGTGGTGCAGCGGTCCATGTCCGGTTATCGGGATGTACACGCGGCGCTCGTCGCCTTTGAAAATGGCGTTGTCGCGCAGCTTATTCACAATTATACGACCAATGCCAGGCTGGAGCGTTATGAGATTCACGGACACGAGATTTCGGCTTATATGGAGGGCGTGTCGCGCGGAGAGGTTTTTTGCGATGGCGAGAAAAGAGAGTTGAGCGGGGATGGATCGGGAACAGATGAACAGAACCGATTTTTTATCGATTGTGTGAAAGAAGACCGCCCGGTCGCGCTTCCCGCGGCAAATTTGGATGAGGCGATTAAGACGATGGAATTGGCCGAGGCGATTATGGCCGGGACGCGATAAGATCGGATTCTTTCTATTGACAATATTTTCTGAATCCCATACTTTTAGATATTAGAAACGAGGTGTGGCTCAGTCCGGTAGAGCACCTGCTTTGGGAGCAGGGGGCCGGGGGTTCAAATCCCTCCACCTCGACCAATAAAAACAAGGGGTTGTGAGTTTTACTCGCAACCCCTTGTCGTTTTAGGGAGTAAAGGAAAAAGCACCTGTGTAAAAATCGCACAAGCACTTTCTTTTGGCTTCTGTCTTACGTTTTACCCTCGCACCACTCGCGGGCATTTTGGAATATTTGAAGCCACGGAGAGGCTTGAAGATCGCGTTTCCAGTTCGCTGGCATATAGCCCCATTGCCACTTGAGAAAGGTGCGTTCAGGGTGGGGCATCATGGCGAGGTGGCGACCATCGAGGGAGCAAAGACCGGCAATACCGTGTGGCGAACCATTTGGGTTAAAGGGATAGGCTTCGGTCGCGGTATTGTTGTCATCGACATAGCGCACGGGGGAGAGATTTCCGTCTATGACGCGGTCGAGTACGTCTGCGCGGGGAAAAAATGCGCGGCCTTCGCCGTGCGCGACCCACACGCCGAGGGATGCACCGGCCATGTTTTTAAACATAATCGCTGGACTGTCCTGAATTTGCACAGTGGAAAAACGGGATTCAAAACGCGCGGATTCGTTGCGAATAAACCGGGGTTGTTCTGTATTGGCAAGGCCGGGGAATGGAACCCAGCCGAGAAGGGCCATGAGTTGACAGCCATTGCATACGCCGAGGCTGAAGGTATCCGGGCGGTTGTAGAAGTCATCGAACTGGGCACGTAGGCCGTCGTTGAAGCGAATCACACCAGCCCAGCCTTTGGCAGAGTCGAGCACATCGGCATAACTGAATCCGCCGACAAATACCACCCCTCGGAATTGCTCGCCGAGTGCGATAGTGCCAGATAAGAGATCGCTCGTGGTTATATCCCAGGGTTCAAAGCCCGCTGCGGAAAATGCAGAGGTCATTTCGCGATCTCCATTGCTGCCCTCTTCGCGTACGATGGCGACTGCGGGTTTGCTACTGGCATTGAGAATGGCGGGTGGCGTGGGCATTGGCGCGAAGGGTATGGTAAATTTGGGACCTGTACGTGCGTGCAGAGAAGTCTCTTCTTGTGCGACGCAGGATAGATTGGTTTGCTGGCGTTCGAGCTGGAAACTCGTGGCTTCCCACAGGTCGCGCAATTCGGGCATGGGAATTTTGAGAACGCGCTGATTATTGACTGAAATTTGGATATCGGGACTGGAGGTTACTTTTCCAATGGTTTGGATGGGTACTTTTTCAAAAATTTCTCGCACGATCATCAGATTTTTGGGATGCACTTCAAAGACGAGGCCGAGTTCTTCGGAAAAGAGCGAGGAAATCGCATTGGCGCGGGTTTGAAGATCGATCTGAATGCCACAGTTGCCGGCAAAAGCCATTTCCAAAAGCGCGGTGATGAGACCGCCATCGCTGCGGTCGTGTCCCGAGGCAATGTAATTTTTTGCAATGCAGGATTGGAGTGCGCCAA
The Gemmatimonadota bacterium genome window above contains:
- a CDS encoding Gfo/Idh/MocA family oxidoreductase; the encoded protein is MRIQSGQLIGFLPSTRSIQRPISGVKLILSGWILIRQNGQNEGDMMDSVRVGVIGCGGRGRGHIRTLDGFEDVHLAAVCDPVVDIRESVCEDYGIEGQYGDVSALLEGEALDAVFVAPPAHLNATLALPCLEAGVNTFLEKPPGLSLKETEALKAASDETGAKAMVGWNRRFHPIIVEARDLVLDRGPVTQLVGEFHKSITELGNSGKFAEVLMDCMLFETPIHAIDTIRFLADADVSEVHSVVQRSMSGYRDVHAALVAFENGVVAQLIHNYTTNARLERYEIHGHEISAYMEGVSRGEVFCDGEKRELSGDGSGTDEQNRFFIDCVKEDRPVALPAANLDEAIKTMELAEAIMAGTR